The Zhihengliuella sp. ISTPL4 genomic interval CAGCGCCCGGCGGTCTGGACCGCTTCACCGGCACCTCGTCGTCGGAGTCGGTGAAGGTCGCCGTGCGCACCGGTGCCGCCCCCGTGTCGACCGACGTTGTCGTCGACCGCGTCGCTCAGGCGCACACCGTCGTCTCCGCCGCCGCGTCCCGCTGGCCCGCGGACCCGCCCGTGCTGACGCTCGAGGACGCCACGGGGAAGCGCGTGCAGGTGCAGGCCGACTCGACGTCCATGCAGGACATCGCCCAGGCCATCAACGACGCCGACACCGGCGTCCTCGCCACCGCCGTCCCCGCCGGCAAGGATGCCGACGGCACCCCCGTCTACCGCCTGCAACTCCGGGCCGAAGAGCCCGGCGAGGCGGGACGCTTCCGCGTCTATGCCGGCGACCTCGCCGCCGTGACCGCCGGCACCGCCACGGACGTGTCCGCGGAGCCCGGGGCCGCCGTGATCGCCACGGGCACCGATGCGCAGCTGCGCCTCTGGGCCGGCACCGCCGCCGAACAGGTCATCACGTCGTCCGGCAACACCTTCACGGATCTCTTCGAGGGCGTCGACGTCACGGTCTCCACCGTCTCGACGACTCCCGTCACGGTCACGGTGGCCGTCGACAGCGAGGCCAGGACCAAGGCCTCCGGCGAGTTCATCGCCCTCGTCACCGACATCTTCACCCGCATCGACAACGGCTCGAAGGCCACGGTCGCCGCGGGACAGGGCGAGAAGACGACGCTCGGCGTCTTCACCGGCGACAGCACCATCCGCGGCCTGCGGGCCGCCCTCGCCGACGCCGTCCAGCACCCGGTGGACGGGGTCTCACCCTCCACGATCGGCATCTCGACCGACATGTACGGCAAGCTCACCTTCGACGAGGAGAAGTTCTCCGAGGCGCTGGCGAAGGACCCCGCGGCCGTCGGCGCCCTCTTCTCCGCGGTCGCGGCTCGCGTGGAGCAGACGGCCACGTCGTACTCGGACAAGTACGACGGGCTGCTCACCTCGCGGATCACCGGCCAGGAGAGCGAGGTCAAGAGCCTCGGCGAGCAGATGGATCGCTGGGACGTGCGGCTCGCGCAGCGCAAGGCCTCGCTGGAGCGCACCTATGCCCGCCTCGAGGTGATGCTGTCGCAGATGCAGTCGCAATCCTCGTACCTGGCCTCGCAGATCAACGCTTTGCCGAGCAGTCGTTCCGGGTCGGACTCGTGAGCATGAACGCCGCCCTGCGCGCCCAGCAGCGATACCGCGAGGACGCCATCCTTTCCGCCCCTCCGGAGCGCCTGGTCACGATGCTCTACGACCGGCTCCTGCTCGACATCGAGCGCGCCGAGACGGCGCAGCGGGCGGCCGACTGGGCGGAGGCCAACACCCAGCTCCAGCACGCGCAGGCGATCGTGGCCGAGCTGTCATCGTCCCTCAGCGACGAATGGGGCGGCAGCGCCGGGCTGCGCTCGCTGTACGTCTTCCTGTCCCAGACGCTGATCGGCGCCAACATCGGCCGCGACCCGGAGCGCACGCAGGCCTGCCGCGAGCTCGTCGTGCCGCTGCGCGACGCCTGGCATGCCGCCGCCCTGGCCATCGCGGAGGGCCGCGCGTGACGGACGAGGACTGGGCCGCGCTGCTCGACCGGCTCGAAGCCGACGCCGACCGCATCCTCGCCGCGCCGGCCGGAGCGGTCGAGGTGCACGACATCATTCCGTGGGCACCGCCATCCTCCCCGCTCCCCCCGCACCTGGCCGACCGCGCCCGCGCGGTGATCGCCCGGCAGCACGCCGCCATGGAGCGCGGCCGGGCCGAGCTCGAAGGGCTGCGGCAGCACCTAGGTGCCGTCCGGCGGGTGCCGGCGCCCCGCTCTCCGGACGCGCCCGCCTACCTCGACGTGGACGGGTGAGCGACCCTCCTAACGAAACCGCACGGACGGCCGACAGTCTCCCGAGAGCACGGATGGCTCGCAAGACTCGGCCAGGGAACGGCCACTTCGCCCACACACGGGGAGCCGGTTCGTGTTCGACTCTGTGACCATCACCGCACTGACGAGTGCGTTGAACGGCCTCTCGCTGCGCCAGCGAGCCATCGCCGACAACATCGCCAACATCAACACCCCCGACTACCACGCCAAGCGCGTGCAGTTCGAGGCCGCGCTCGCCGACTCGATCGCCGCCGGCGACGGGGACGTGTCCGCCACGGTCGGGACATCGCTCGAGCCGACGCGCCTGAACGGCAACAACGTGAACCTCGACACCGAGACCCTGTCCAGCATCGACACGATGCTGCGCTACCAGTTCGCGACGCAGGCCGTGAACGGGTCGTTCTCCTCGATGCGCACCGCGATGAGGACGTCATGACCTTCGACGCCATCGGGATCGCCGGCACGGGGCTGACCGTGCACCGGAAGTGGCTCGACGCCATCAGCGACAACATCGCCAACATCAACACGGCGACGTCGACCGACGGCGCGGCCTTCCGGGCGCGGTACATCCTCGCCCAGACCAGCGACCAGTCCCCCGGCGTCTACGTGGCCGGGACCGTCCAGGGCGACGCGGAGGGCCGGCTCGTGCACCAGCCCGACCACCCGCTCGCCGACGCCGACGGCTACGTGCGCTACCCCGACATCGACCTGGGAGACCAGATGAGCCAGCTGATCCTCGCGCAGCGCGGATACCAGGCGAGCGCGGCGATCGTGGACCGCGCCCGCAACTCCTACGAGGCGGCGCTGCAGATCGGACGGAACGCGTGAGCGCCGTCGCCGGCATCGAGGCCGTCGCCTCGTCCCTCGGCATGACCACCTCGCCCGTGACGGGTGCGAAGACCGGCGACGACACCGCCTTCGCCGACAGCGTCACCGGAGCGATCGACGAACTGCGCTCGCTGCAGTCGGAGTCCGACACGCTGAAGGTCGCGGCCGTGACCGGCGACCTCGACGACATCCATGCCGCGATGATCGCCTCCTCGCGCGCCGCCGTCACCCTCGAACTCGTCGCCGCCGTCCGCAACAAGGGCGTCGACGCGTTCAACGAGATCATGCGGATGCAGGCCTGATGCCCCCGGCAGTGACCGGAGCGTTCCAGCGGATGCGGCGGGTGATCGCCGGATTCTCGCTCGCGCAGCGGACCATCGCGATCATCGGTGTCGCCGTGCTCGCGCTCGGCATCATCGCCCTGTCCAGCTGGCTCACCCGCCCCACCTACACGCCGCTGTTCTCGGGGCTGAACGCCTCGGACGCGAACGCCGTCGTGGAGCAGCTCCGCTCGGCCTCCGTGCCCTACGAGCTCGCCGACGGCGGCGCCACCGTGCTCGTCCCCGAGAAGGACGTCTACGACCAGCGACTCGCCGCCGCGTCCGCCGGTCTGCCGAGCGCCGGATCGGCCGGGTACTCGCTGCTCGACGACATGGGCGTCACGACGAGCGAGTTCCAGCAGTCCGTCACCTACAAGCGCGCGATCGAAGGCGAGCTCGCCGCGACGATCTCCGCCATCGACGGCGTCTCCGCCGCCTCCGTCCAGCTCGCGATCCCGGAGGAGAGCGTCTTCGTATCGGAGACCGTCGACGCGACCGCCTCCGTCTTCGTGGAGACCGCCGGGAGCACGACGCTCGACCAGAAGCAGGTCGAAGCCATCGTGCACCTCACCTCGGCCGCCGTCAGCGGTATGAAGCCGGAGAACGTGGCCGTCGTCGACCAGACCGGGCGCACCCTGTCCACCGTCGGCGGGGGCGCCGCCGGCGGGCTCGACCAGCAGGCGAGCGACTACGAGGCCCGAGTGACCGCGAGCGTGCAGCAGATGCTCGACACGGTGGTCGGTCCCGGCAACGCCACCGTGACCGTCGTGGCCGAGATCGATCGCTCGGTGAACGAGCGCGTCGAGGAGACCTACACCCCGGCCGAGGGCGCTCCCCCGCTCACGGAAGAGGTCCGCGAGCAGAACAGCAACGGTTCGACCTCCGAGGCCGGTGTGCTCGGCCCGGACAACATCGCCGTGCCGAACGGGAACGGCGACGGGACGTACACGAACACCGAGGAGACGCGCACCAACGCCGTCAACAAAGCCACGGAGAGCACGTCCACCCCCGCCGGAACCCTGCTGCGGCAGTCGGTATCGGTCGCCGTGGACGCCGGCGCGGGCGGTGACCTCAGCTCCGCACAGCTCAGCGACCTCGTGGCCACCGCGGCCGGCATCGACCGCACCCGCGGCGACGAACTGGCCGTCGAGCTCGTCGCGTTCAGCCAGACGGACGCCGAGGCCGCGCAGGCCGCACTGCAGGCCGCGAAGGAGGCCGAGGACGCCACCCGCCAGGCCGCGCTCCTCAACACCGTGATCATCGCCGCGGCCATCGCCATCCCGCTCATCGCCGCGATCGCCGCCCTCATCGTGCGGGCACGGCGGAAGGCCGGTGGCGTGGAGGAGTTCGACCAGCTCTTCGGCGACCGCCCGGCCGAGCTGTCCGCCCTGTCCGCGGACGCGCCGACAGCGGTGCTGGAAGCACCCACCACTCCGCTCGCCTTCCTCGAGCCGGTGCCCGACCTCGATCCCGAGCCCGACCCCGAGCCGGCGCAGGTCAGCCTCGAGCGCCGCCGTGCCGAGATCGCCGCGCTCACGCGTCAGGACCCGCAGCGCACGGCGGAGCTGCTGCGGACGCTCATCGACGACAGGTCACGGGCATGAGCGGGCTGACGGACCGGCAGACGGCGGCGATCGTCCTGATGAACCTCGACCGCGCGCAGGCCGTCGAGGTCATGAAGCATCTCTCGGAGGCGGAGGCCGAAGCCGTCGCCGCCGAGATCATCGGGCTGCAGGACCTCGACGCGGAGACCACCGCGCAGGCGCTCGGCCAGTTCCATCGCATCGCCGCCGGGCACCTGCCACCGGCCCGTGGGGGTCGGGACATCGCCGCCGGACTGCTGGAAGCGTCCTTCGGCTCCGAGCGAGCTGCCGCTGTGCTCGGCAGGGTCGGTTCCACGTCGATGAGTGCGTCCTTCGACTTCCTCGCCTCCGCCGACGCCGCGCATCTCGCCACCCTCCTCGACGGCGAGCTGCCGCAGACCGTCGCGCTCGTGCTCGCGCACCTTCCCGCCGATCAGGCCGCCGCCGTCCTGGCCGCCTTGCCCGACCCTGCCAGGACCGACGTCGCCCAGGCCATCGCCACGATGGGCACGGCTTCGCAAGAAGCCATCGCGATCGTCGCCGAGGCGCTCAAGGCGCGCACGGGAAGCCTCGCTTCGCGCGACAGCCCCGAGGTGCTCGGTGGCGTCGAACCGCTCGTGGAGATCATCGGCCGCTCCGGTGCGACGATCGAGAAGGCGCTGCTGTCCAGCATCGAGGACCGCGACAGCGCTCTCGCCGAGGACATCCGGTCGCGCATGTTCACGTTCGCGGACATCGTCAAGCTCGACGACCGCGACACGCAGCGTGTCCTGCGGGGCATGGACATCCGATCGCTGGCGCTGGCCCTCAAGGGCGCGCAGCAGCCGATCGTCGACCTCATCCGCCGCAACGTGTCCGAGCGCAACCGCGAGAACCTCGACGAGGAGGCTCGGACGCTGGGTCCAGTGCGCGTCTCCCAGGTCGAGGAGGCGCGGGCCGAGATCGTCCGCACGATCCGGGCGCTGGAAGCCGCGGGGGACATCACCGTGCAGCGCGCCGACGAGGACGAATATGTCTACTGACGCCTTCGCCCCCACCGCTTTCCCCCGCCTCGGCGGCGACGACCACCGGGCCGAGCAGGAACGCGCCCGCCGCCGCGGGTACGCGGAGGGTCACGCCGCGGGCTTCCGGGCGGGGACGGCCGATGCCGACGCTGCCCGTCGTGCCGCCGAGGCCGAGGACGCGAAGCGGGAGCGCGCCCGCGCCGAGGAGGTCGCCGCGGCGGTCGCGGCCCTGCACGCCGCTGCGCGGTCGCTGACCGCCCGAGAGGCGGAGCTGGAAGCCGCGGCGACGACGCAGGTGCTCTCCCATGCGATCGACCTCGCGGAGCTCATCCTCGCCGCGGAGTTGAGCGAGGCGGGGACGGCGGCGGCCGCCGCGGCTCGCCGCGCCCTGAGCGCGACCACCGCGGACGCCGTGCGCAGCCTGCGGGTGCACCCGGATGACCTCCGCGTCCTCGCCGCGGAGACCGCGGACCGTCCCGCAGAGCTCGACCTGGTGGCCGACGGGACCCTCGCCCGCGGCGACGCCGTGGCCGTGCTCGCGCACGGCGTCATCGACGCCAGGGTCGCGGCGGCCTTCGACCGCGCACGCCGCGCACTCGCGGAGGGCACGTCGTGAGCGCCTGGACAGCTGTCCTCGAAGCGGCACGCCCGGAACGCGTCGGCGAGGTCGCGCAGGTGCGGGGCCTCAGCGTGCAGGTCCGCGGGCTCCCCGGCGCCGTGGGCGACGTCGTGAGCCTCGACGGCGTCCACGCCGAGGTCGTCGCGACCGGAGAGGACGGGCTGCGCTGCATGCCCCTCGCCCCGGTCGCCGGACTCACCGTCGGTGCCCCGGTGCACGGCCGGGGCGGTCCGGTGCGCGTACCCACCGGTCCAGCGCTGCTCGGCCGGGTGCTGGACGGGCTCGGGCGACCGATCGACGGCAAAGGCCCGCTCGCAGCACCGCACGTGAGCCTGGACCACGCGACCCCCTCCATCATGGAACGAGACCGGATCGCCACGCCGCTGCCCCTCGGCGTGAGGGCCCTCGACACCCTCGTCAGCGTCGGCCGTGGGCAGCGCGTCGGCCTCTTCGCGGGCTCGGGGGTGGGCAAGTCGTCCCTGCTGTCGATGATCGCCCGCGGCACTGAGGCCGAGGTCACCGTCATCGCCCTCGTCGGCGAGCGCGGTCGCGAGGTGCGTGAGTTCATCGAGGACGACCTCGGCCCGGAGGGACTCGCCCGGTCCGTCGTCATCGTCTCCACCTCGGACCAGCCGGCCATGGCCCGCATCCGTGCCGCCTTCACCGCCACCCGGATCGCCGAGGCCTTCCGCGACGACGGCACGCACGCGATCCTGATGATGGACTCGCTGACCCGGGTCGCCATGGCCCAGCGCGAGATCGGGCTCTCGGCGGGCGAGCCGCCGGCGACCCGCGGCTATCCGCCCTCCACGTTCTCGCTCCTCGCCGGGCTTCTGGAGCGCGCCGGCACCGACCGCGGCGGTTCCATCACCGGCATCTACACCGTGCTCGTCGACGGCGACGACCACAACGAGCCCATCGCCGACACGGTCCGCTCCATCCTCGACGGCCATGTCGTGCTGGACCGCGCCCTCGCGCTCGCGGGGCATCATCCGGCGATCGACGTCCTCGGGTCGGTGTCCCGCGTGGCCGGCAAGATCACGAGTCCGGAGCGCCGCGCCCACGCGGCCACCCTCCGCGCCGTCCTCGCAGCGCGCCGCCGAGCGAACGACCTCATCGACATCGGTGCCTATCACGCCGGGGCGGACGCCCGCATCGACGCGGCGATCGCGCACGAGCGCGCCATCTCGGCCTTCCTCACGCAGCCCCTCGACGACACGAGCCCGATCGAGGACTCCTGGGCGCACCTGGAGAACCTCGTCTCCTCCTTCGAGGGGGTGTCATGAGCAGGGGCTTCTCCCTCGCCGGTCTCCTGCGCGTGCGGGAGATCCAGGAGCGTGCCGCCGCGCAGCGCCTGTCCCGGGCCGTGATCGACGCCCAGCACACCGAGGCCAGGGACCGCGCGCTCCGAGCACACCTCGCTGCCACGGACGCCGAGGCGGTGGATGTCCGCGCCCTCGCGGCGCTCGCCGCGGCCCGGGTCTCCGGGCGTGCCCTGCTCGCCGACCTCACCGCGCTGTCGGGCCTCCAGGCGGAGAAGGTGGCGGAGGCGCGGACCGCGCACGCCGACGCCCGGCGCACGCTGCGCGGTCTCGAACGGCTCGCGGACAAGCACACGGACGCCGTGCGGACCGCCGAGCTACAGGCGGAGCAGGCGGAGCTGGACGAGATCGCCGTCCGGTCGCGGACGGAGGGATCGGCATGACCGCCCTCGATCTCCTCATCGCTCTGGACGCACGTACCGTGCGTCCCTCCGCCCCGGCCACCCGCACCGGCTCGCCCGGTGCGGCCGCGTTCGCCGCGGCCGTCCGAGATGCGGCTCGAGAGACAGCGCCCAGCGGTTCCGGTGCGGCCGAAGGCACCGCTGCCGAGTCCGCGGCCGACGAGGATCCCGCGGTCACCGTCCCGACCGAGGGCGCCGCCGCCCTGCTGCCGATCCCCGTGTCGTCGACGCCCTCTGGGGTGAATGCACCGCCGGCGATCCTCCCCGCCGAACCGGACGCGGAGGGGCTGCCGACCTCGCCGCCCGCGACGACCGAGACCACTCCGCCGGTCGTGCGACAGCCCCTTTCGTCTGTGCCAGGTCACGACACGCTCCCCCCGACCGTTCAGGGCCCGACGGAGACCACGACGACTCCGGCTTCCCGGGTTGCCGAAACCTCGAAGCCCGCGGCGTCGCCATCCGACGCCGAGAAGGCCCTGTCGGCACCGGCCTTCCCGATGTCGGCGCCGTCGTCCGCACCGTCTCCGGATCCGACGACCCCCGGCGCCGGTGTCGGGAGCGGGAGCGCCACCGGCACGGACGGCTCGCTGCCCGCAGGTTCTGCGGCGGCACCGGCGCGCCCGTCGATCGTGCCCTCGCCCTCCGCCGCGGAGGCGACGACCGCCGACGCGGTCCGGGTACCGAGGACACCCTCGATCCCCGCGTCGGTCGCGACGCCGGCCGCGGCACCGCCGAGCGTCGACCCCGTGGCGGCGGGGGCCGCTGCCGCCCCGAGCCCGGTCGCGGCCACCGCACCCGCCCCCGCGGTCCCGCCGGCCGCGGCGCCCGCGCCCGTCCGCCCGGCGCTCCTCCCGCAGGTCACCGCTCCCGTGTTGTCCCTCGCCCAGGCCGCAGACGGCGACCACCGGATCACCCTCACCGTCTCGCCGGAGAACCTGGGCCCTGTGACGGTGCGGGCGCACATCGCCGGATCCGCGATCCGCATCGAACTGCAGGCGCCGGGAGAGCTCGGGCGCGACGCGCTCCGCGCCATCCTCGTCGACCTCCGCCGCGATCTCGCGATCGCCGCCCCGCAGGCCACCCTCAGTCTCGCGACGTCCGACGGCTCGTCCTCGTCGCCTCAGCACGGGACGGCGCAGGGCGGTCAGACCGGCAGCAGCGGCCCCGATGGTCAGCGGCAACAGGCCGCCCCGCGTGTGCCCTTCACCCCGCCGACGCCCGCTGAGCCCCCGTCTCCGCCCGCACCGCCCGTCGCCCCGCCCGGCGGCATCGACGTCTACGCCTGACCAGAGAGGACTCCATGACCACGGTCGACTCCATCACCGGCACCCTGCCCCCGGGAGCCACGCCGACGTCCGGCGTGCAGACCGGCAGCACGACACCGGCGGCCGAGCGCAAGAAGACGCTCGACTCCGAGGTGTTCCTCAAGCTCCTCGTGACGCAGCTCACCAACCAGGATCCGAGCTCGCCGATGAACACGAACGAGATGATCTCGCAGACCACGCAGCTCGCCTCCATGGAACAGCTGACGGCGCTCGCCTCGACGAGCACCGAGAGCTTCGCCCTGAGCATGCGGCAGACCGCCGCCGCCCTGCTCGGGCAGGAAGCGCAGTACGTCGACGCCGACGGCGTCACGCAGAAGGGCATCGTCACCGCCGTCTCCTATGCGGGGGCCATCCCCACCGTGACCATCGGCGAGAAGTCGATCTCCCTCGACGCCGTCTCCGGCGTCTCCCTCGTCCCCGGCACCGCTGCCTGACCCCGCTCCCCAGAAAGGCACCACCATGCTCCGCTCGCTCTTCTCCGGTATCTCCGGACTCCGCTCGCACCAGACCATGCTCGACGTCACGGGCAACAACATCGCCAACGTCAACACGACGGGCTTCAAGGCGTCGTCCGTGCAGTTCCAGGACTCCCTCTCACAGCTGCTGCGCAACTCGATGCTGCCGCAGCAGGCAACCGGCGGGCAGAACCCCGCCCAGGTCGGGCTGGGCGTCCAGGTCGCCGGTATCAGCACCAACTTCGCCGGTGGCGCCCCGCAGCCGACCGGCGTGCCCACCGACCTGATGATCTCGGGCGACGGATTCTTCGTCGTGCGCTCCGGCGGCGAGACGCTGTACACCCGCAATGGCGGGTTCACGTTCGACGCGAGCGGCCGTCTCGTCGGCGCCGGGGGCGCGCTCGTCCAGGGATGGACGGCGCGCAACGGCGCGATCGTCCCCGGGCAGGGCATCGGCGACATCACCCTGCCGGTCGGCGCCCTCAGCCCGGCCGCCGCCACCACCACCGCACGCGCCACCGGCAACCTGCCGTCGGGCGCCGCGGTCGGCGAGACGCTCGTGCGCGACATCAAGACCTACGCAGCGGACGGCTCCGCATCCACCCTGCGGCTCACCTTCACGCGCAGCGCGACCGGCTGGAACGTCACGGACGGCGCGGGCGCGAGCACCGCACTGACCTTCACCGACGGCGTGCAGAACGGCGCCGGGAGCATCGTGTCCGGCGGGGTCACCGTCGACCTGTCCGGCGTGACCGGATTCGCCGACGTCAGCGACATCGCCATCAAGGAGCAGAACGGCAAGCCGGCCGGCACGCTGAGCTCCTACGCCCTGACGAACGACGGCAGCCTCGTCGGCACGTTCAGCAACGGTGACACCCAGGTGCTGGCCCGCATCGCGCTGGCCGGATTCGTGAACCCCGGCGGCCTGGAGAAGGTGGGCTCCTCGCAGTTCCGTCCGAGCGGCAACTCCGGTCAGGCCGAGCTCGGACAGCCCGGCACCGGCGGTCTCGGTGGCATCATCAGCGGCGCGCTCGAGATGTCGAACGTCGACCTGTCGCAGGAGTTCACGAACCTCATCGTCGCGCAGCGGGGTTTCCAGGCGAACGCCCGCATCATCACCACGAGCGACGAGGTGCTGCAGGAGCTCACGAACCTCAAGCGCTGACCCCGTCCCCGAGACCCCGTCTTGTCGCCGAGGCCCCGCCGTATCCACGTGGATACGGCGGGGCCTCGGGGACAGGACGGGGTCTCGCGGGTTTGCGGGGTCAGACGTAGATGCCCCGCTGCTCCATGAAGAGCACGGGATTGGTGTAGCCGCCGTTGATGTAGACCTCGAAGTGCAGGTGGCAGCCGAACGAGCGTCCCGTGTCGCCGGCATACGCGATGACCTGACCCGACTGCACCCACTGCCCGCTGCGGACGATGATGCCGCCGGGCTTGATGTGCGCGTACCCCGTGCTGACGCCGCCGCCGTGCTGGATGCGCACGTAGTTGCCGTAGTTCCCGTTCGGGCCGGCGTAGTCCACCGTGCCCGAGTTCGCGGCATAGATCGCGGCGCCGCAACCGTTGGCGAGGTCGGCCCCGTAGTGGAAGCTCGACGAGCAGCCCCGCGGACCGCAGATGGGCGTGCGCGGACCGTAGCTCGAGCTCCGTGCCCCTCCATGCGGGCGCACCCAGCCGCCGTTGCCCGGCGTGCCGCCACCGCCACCACCGCCGCCACCGCCACCACTCGTCCCGCCAGCGGCGGCCGCCGCGGCTGCCGCTGCTGCCGCCGCCGCGGCCTCGCGCTTGCGGCGGGCTTCCTCCTCCCGTCGACGCGCCTCGACGCCCGCCTGGTACCCCGCGACCGTCTTGGTCGTGGTGTCCTTGAGCGCCGCCAGCTGCGCCTTGAGGGTCTCGAGGTTGGCGGCCTGCTCGTCGAGCGCTGCCTGCGCGGCGTCCGCCGCCTGCTGCGCCGCGACCATCTTCTGCTCCGCCACCTGCTGCAGGCGGTCGCGCTCGTCCCTGGCGACCTGGGCCTGGGCACTCAGCGCCTGCGCCGTGTTGCGCGCCGAGACGGCGTTGTCGTAGGTCGTCTGGTTGTACTCGAGGAACTTGTTCATCGTGCCCAGGCGCGACAGCAGCTCGTCGGCGTTGGCACCCGATCCCGCGAAGAACAGCTCCAGCGCGGTGTCGTCGCCGCCGCTGCGATAGAGCTGGGCCGCGACCTGGCCGGCCTTCTTCGCCGTCTCGTCCGCCAGCGCCGACTGCTCGTCGGCCTGAGCCTGCAGCGTGTCGGCCTCGGTGATCGCCGCGAAGTAGGCCTGCTGCGCCTCGAAGAACTCATCCGACGCGACCTGCGCGGCGGCCTGCGTTTCCGCGACCTTGCGCTCCAGCGACTGGATCAACCCCTGGATCCGGGTGACCTCACCGGCCTTGGCCGCCTCGTTGCTCTTCGCGCGCTGCACGTCGTCCCAGCTCGGGTACGACGCGGCATGTGCAGCCGTGACCCCCGACCCGACGCCGAAGGCTGCGAGCGCGACCACGCCCAGCGCGCCGATCCCGAAGGCGCTGCGGCGACTGATCGGCTGGCCCCACAGGGCGCCGCGCTCGGCCGCCGTCGGCGCGCATCCGCACTCCTCGGCCGCCGTCGCTGCGGCCTTCTCCACGTTCCGATCCCGCACAAGGCTCCCTTCGCCCGCTGCTCATCGTCCCCCGCTCCTCCTCCCTATCGGCGACGACGCGCCCTCCGTGAGAAAGATCGCACCCGCCCCGCCCCGCCGCTAACGACGCGCAGAGCCCGGCCGACAGTCCCCTTCGACGGCCCAGGACGGGCCGTCGGTTCCCCGCTTCCGAGCGGGGCGAGCTTTCCAGGATGGAGCCCATGATCGTCCTCACGCGCCTGAACCGTTCCCGGTTCGCGGTGAACCCCGACCTGATCGAACGTGTCCAGGCCACGCCGGACACGACGATCATGATGGTCGACGGCGCGACCTTCGTCGTCACGGAGACGATGGACGACGTGATCGCCCGCATCACCCGCTTC includes:
- a CDS encoding M23 family metallopeptidase, whose product is MEKAAATAAEECGCAPTAAERGALWGQPISRRSAFGIGALGVVALAAFGVGSGVTAAHAASYPSWDDVQRAKSNEAAKAGEVTRIQGLIQSLERKVAETQAAAQVASDEFFEAQQAYFAAITEADTLQAQADEQSALADETAKKAGQVAAQLYRSGGDDTALELFFAGSGANADELLSRLGTMNKFLEYNQTTYDNAVSARNTAQALSAQAQVARDERDRLQQVAEQKMVAAQQAADAAQAALDEQAANLETLKAQLAALKDTTTKTVAGYQAGVEARRREEEARRKREAAAAAAAAAAAAAAGGTSGGGGGGGGGGGTPGNGGWVRPHGGARSSSYGPRTPICGPRGCSSSFHYGADLANGCGAAIYAANSGTVDYAGPNGNYGNYVRIQHGGGVSTGYAHIKPGGIIVRSGQWVQSGQVIAYAGDTGRSFGCHLHFEVYINGGYTNPVLFMEQRGIYV
- a CDS encoding flagellar hook assembly protein FlgD translates to MTTVDSITGTLPPGATPTSGVQTGSTTPAAERKKTLDSEVFLKLLVTQLTNQDPSSPMNTNEMISQTTQLASMEQLTALASTSTESFALSMRQTAAALLGQEAQYVDADGVTQKGIVTAVSYAGAIPTVTIGEKSISLDAVSGVSLVPGTAA
- a CDS encoding flagellar hook-length control protein FliK — encoded protein: MTALDLLIALDARTVRPSAPATRTGSPGAAAFAAAVRDAARETAPSGSGAAEGTAAESAADEDPAVTVPTEGAAALLPIPVSSTPSGVNAPPAILPAEPDAEGLPTSPPATTETTPPVVRQPLSSVPGHDTLPPTVQGPTETTTTPASRVAETSKPAASPSDAEKALSAPAFPMSAPSSAPSPDPTTPGAGVGSGSATGTDGSLPAGSAAAPARPSIVPSPSAAEATTADAVRVPRTPSIPASVATPAAAPPSVDPVAAGAAAAPSPVAATAPAPAVPPAAAPAPVRPALLPQVTAPVLSLAQAADGDHRITLTVSPENLGPVTVRAHIAGSAIRIELQAPGELGRDALRAILVDLRRDLAIAAPQATLSLATSDGSSSSPQHGTAQGGQTGSSGPDGQRQQAAPRVPFTPPTPAEPPSPPAPPVAPPGGIDVYA
- a CDS encoding flagellar FlbD family protein; its protein translation is MIVLTRLNRSRFAVNPDLIERVQATPDTTIMMVDGATFVVTETMDDVIARITRFRAGVLATAAALVASDAEDPHAGTPVTGGDA
- a CDS encoding flagellar hook protein FlgE, whose protein sequence is MLRSLFSGISGLRSHQTMLDVTGNNIANVNTTGFKASSVQFQDSLSQLLRNSMLPQQATGGQNPAQVGLGVQVAGISTNFAGGAPQPTGVPTDLMISGDGFFVVRSGGETLYTRNGGFTFDASGRLVGAGGALVQGWTARNGAIVPGQGIGDITLPVGALSPAAATTTARATGNLPSGAAVGETLVRDIKTYAADGSASTLRLTFTRSATGWNVTDGAGASTALTFTDGVQNGAGSIVSGGVTVDLSGVTGFADVSDIAIKEQNGKPAGTLSSYALTNDGSLVGTFSNGDTQVLARIALAGFVNPGGLEKVGSSQFRPSGNSGQAELGQPGTGGLGGIISGALEMSNVDLSQEFTNLIVAQRGFQANARIITTSDEVLQELTNLKR